One Verrucomicrobiaceae bacterium genomic window carries:
- a CDS encoding ATP-binding cassette domain-containing protein, which translates to MIDVQNLTKQYASRTAVDGISFHVEPGEIVGFLGPNGAGKTTTMRILSGFMPATSGRAEVAGFDVFRHSLEARRVVGYMPEMAPLYVDMKVKEYLRFRAELKGLSGRHMRQRVGEVMELCGIGDVRRRVIDNLSKGYRQRVALADALVHEPKLLILDEPTNGLDPVQIRQVRELLRELRNKHTVLLSTHILQEVEQACDRVVMIHRGRILADDTPINLAKKLHTTTSVRLELESADAQAVAKLEALSGVRKCTEEAANGTPWRYLTLRVEPGSDVREAVQAVATQSGWKVRELHRELPTLEDVFVELASQAEAMKGGTV; encoded by the coding sequence ATGATAGACGTTCAAAACCTCACCAAGCAGTACGCTAGCCGTACAGCCGTGGATGGGATTTCGTTTCATGTGGAGCCGGGAGAGATCGTAGGCTTTTTGGGACCAAATGGAGCGGGAAAGACCACGACGATGCGCATCCTTAGCGGATTCATGCCTGCGACGAGCGGGCGAGCCGAAGTGGCAGGTTTTGACGTGTTCAGGCATTCACTAGAGGCGCGGCGTGTGGTCGGGTATATGCCGGAAATGGCTCCGCTGTATGTCGATATGAAGGTGAAGGAGTATCTGCGCTTTCGAGCCGAGCTGAAGGGGCTGAGCGGCCGTCACATGCGACAGCGGGTAGGGGAGGTGATGGAGCTCTGTGGTATCGGTGATGTGCGTCGCCGTGTGATTGATAATTTATCCAAAGGCTACCGCCAGCGGGTGGCTCTGGCAGATGCCCTGGTGCATGAGCCGAAGCTACTCATCCTAGATGAGCCGACCAATGGCCTCGATCCCGTGCAAATCCGCCAAGTGCGGGAGCTGCTGCGAGAGCTGCGCAATAAGCACACAGTGCTGCTTTCCACCCACATCCTACAGGAGGTGGAGCAGGCCTGTGACCGTGTGGTGATGATCCATCGTGGTCGCATCCTGGCAGATGACACTCCGATAAATCTGGCTAAAAAGCTGCACACAACTACTTCAGTCCGGTTGGAGTTGGAAAGTGCCGATGCACAGGCTGTGGCGAAACTGGAGGCTCTGTCTGGTGTGCGTAAATGCACTGAGGAGGCTGCTAATGGCACCCCATGGAGGTACCTCACACTGCGTGTGGAGCCGGGGAGTGATGTGCGTGAGGCTGTGCAGGCGGTGGCGACCCAGAGTGGGTGGAAGGTGCGGGAGCTGCACCGCGAGCTGCCTACGCTGGAGGATGTCTTCGTCGAGCTCGCCTCCCAGGCTGAGGCGATGAAAGGAGGCACGGTATGA
- a CDS encoding DUF3147 family protein, which translates to MTAKILIKYLLSAGIITLVSETVKRSDKAGALLAALPFVSIITLFWVYFESPPALRDQKTADHMWYIFWYVLPTLPMFLLFPTMQRWWGFYGAIGGSAVLTIILFAVLRFVAGRFGLAL; encoded by the coding sequence ATGACCGCCAAGATCCTCATCAAATACCTCCTCAGCGCCGGAATCATCACCCTGGTCAGTGAAACCGTGAAACGCAGCGACAAAGCCGGTGCCCTACTAGCAGCACTCCCCTTTGTCTCCATCATCACCCTCTTCTGGGTTTACTTTGAGAGCCCCCCTGCCCTGCGTGATCAAAAAACCGCTGATCACATGTGGTACATCTTCTGGTACGTACTGCCCACGCTGCCAATGTTTCTGCTCTTTCCCACCATGCAGCGCTGGTGGGGCTTTTACGGAGCCATCGGCGGCTCTGCGGTCCTCACGATCATTCTCTTCGCCGTGCTCAGGTTCGTAGCTGGCAGATTCGGTCTAGCCTTGTAG
- a CDS encoding IS5 family transposase, protein MTELSLVIERILFVLKDGVSWRAIHDSDVAWSTVFAHFRRWTRECIFAEFSQMLPWESTLGSRLGAMDSTHVKVHRSGCNTAGGQQAQAIGTSRGGLNTKLHAIVANNGEPLAMSFTGGNNHDNPQAQGLIEAMDSEAGVKTLIADRAYDANATRDAIEAAGCEPCIPPKAYRLNPASYDQTTFARRHVVENFWEVSSACVASRPDTKSSSRASKLSSTSPSLSNT, encoded by the coding sequence ATGACCGAGCTTTCGCTGGTTATTGAGAGGATACTCTTCGTGCTCAAGGATGGAGTCAGTTGGCGTGCGATTCATGATTCTGATGTGGCTTGGAGCACCGTTTTTGCCCACTTCAGGCGCTGGACCCGCGAATGTATTTTCGCGGAGTTCTCACAGATGCTGCCCTGGGAGAGCACCCTGGGTAGTCGCTTGGGTGCCATGGACTCAACCCATGTCAAAGTGCATCGCTCTGGGTGCAACACCGCAGGAGGTCAGCAAGCTCAGGCCATAGGCACCTCAAGAGGAGGTCTCAACACCAAGCTGCACGCCATCGTGGCGAACAACGGTGAGCCTTTGGCGATGAGCTTTACTGGCGGCAACAACCACGACAACCCTCAAGCCCAAGGACTCATTGAGGCTATGGACTCTGAGGCCGGGGTGAAAACGCTCATTGCAGATCGCGCCTATGATGCCAATGCGACTCGCGATGCGATTGAAGCGGCGGGCTGCGAGCCGTGCATCCCACCCAAAGCCTACCGTCTCAATCCCGCCTCTTATGACCAAACGACTTTCGCAAGGCGGCATGTTGTCGAGAACTTCTGGGAGGTCTCAAGCGCCTGCGTCGCATCTCGACCAGATACGAAAAGCTCAAGCAGAGCTTCGAAGCTTTCGTCCACTTCGCCATCTTTGTCCAACACCTGA
- a CDS encoding transposase, whose amino-acid sequence MASFIPFGNPGLFDEFVQNLDVAAFETPLMRVGKLVQWEVFDPLIMSALTSEPKGPGGRPRFHPMLMFKVLVLQRLHGLADDAMSFQITDRNSFRAFLGLTPADAVPDGQPKRSGDRQPQAAPQG is encoded by the coding sequence GTGGCAAGTTTTATTCCTTTTGGCAATCCTGGTCTCTTCGATGAGTTCGTTCAAAACCTTGATGTGGCAGCCTTCGAGACACCCTTGATGCGCGTAGGCAAGCTCGTTCAATGGGAGGTCTTCGATCCGCTCATTATGAGTGCTCTCACCAGTGAGCCCAAAGGTCCTGGCGGCAGGCCACGCTTTCATCCCATGCTCATGTTCAAGGTGCTCGTGTTGCAGCGCCTCCACGGCCTGGCCGATGACGCCATGAGCTTTCAGATCACTGACCGCAACAGTTTCCGCGCCTTCCTAGGTCTGACCCCAGCAGACGCAGTGCCCGATGGTCAACCGAAGCGCAGCGGAGATAGACAGCCGCAGGCTGCCCCGCAGGGGTGA
- a CDS encoding transposase codes for MFDTFLAHLQKVHGLALAKEGVTVDASFAEVPKQRNSREDNVLIKEGGVPQKLQDNAKIKAHKDLDARWTKKNNETHYGYKDHVKVDVKDKHILKAVITAASVHDSQVLEELIEEGDRVVYAD; via the coding sequence TTGTTTGACACCTTCCTCGCGCATCTGCAAAAGGTACACGGGCTGGCTCTGGCAAAGGAAGGCGTGACGGTCGATGCCAGTTTTGCCGAAGTGCCCAAGCAACGCAACAGCCGCGAAGACAATGTCCTGATTAAAGAGGGGGGAGTGCCGCAGAAGCTGCAGGATAACGCGAAGATCAAAGCGCACAAAGACCTCGACGCACGTTGGACGAAGAAGAACAACGAGACGCACTATGGCTACAAAGACCATGTGAAAGTCGATGTGAAGGACAAGCACATCCTCAAAGCCGTCATCACCGCCGCGAGCGTGCATGACAGCCAAGTGTTGGAAGAACTCATCGAAGAGGGAGATCGCGTCGTGTATGCCGATTGA
- a CDS encoding transposase has product MKKEYRGHPLTDEQKASNREKSRTRSRVEHVFAQMSGSMKALYQRCIGMKRNVACLQQTNLVYNMLRLEQIKRLNLNAAA; this is encoded by the coding sequence ATCAAAAAGGAGTACCGGGGCCATCCGCTCACTGACGAGCAAAAAGCCAGCAACCGCGAAAAGTCGCGCACCCGGTCACGAGTGGAGCATGTGTTTGCGCAGATGAGCGGGAGCATGAAAGCTCTCTATCAAAGGTGCATCGGCATGAAGCGCAACGTGGCCTGCCTGCAACAGACCAATCTCGTGTATAACATGCTGCGTCTTGAGCAGATCAAGCGCCTCAATCTCAATGCCGCAGCGTGA
- a CDS encoding IS4 family transposase, with the protein MKISTQAFDACMRHSLVPLACEQRHPACFFAGLRLVGIDGGQWNLLNTVQINAQVPKSRSRRAQAAFAKLSMSTLVELGTHAPLAVSMSLGALNEKSLADPLLAALPARSLLIADRYYGQAPMLKELQKHSQRTQSHFLVRVRQKLSVRVQSVHADGSAEVVVSLRERESPCADSSTTAPSKADEKQTPEANKARGRPRKHPPMRQSELPVREIVGRVRNAAGEWVKVRLWTSLSVQQGSARELLALYAKRWEQEVFYKELKLVLHGGHLLSAQRTETAQQELAALLIASSLVAEERLACAQSSEDEEVRQAGALRISMSHCLEHTVALLLVLEAAQGLMDEAAQGVLVRRVREQIAQAALPARRRRSCQRKVRQPVSKWPRLLSTSSLQASDDLIIDPFA; encoded by the coding sequence TTGAAGATATCCACCCAAGCTTTCGATGCCTGCATGCGCCACTCCCTGGTGCCGCTAGCCTGTGAGCAGCGGCATCCAGCGTGTTTTTTCGCCGGGCTGCGCTTGGTCGGCATCGACGGTGGGCAGTGGAACCTGCTTAACACCGTGCAGATCAACGCCCAAGTGCCCAAAAGCCGCAGTCGTCGTGCGCAGGCAGCCTTTGCCAAGCTCTCCATGAGCACGCTGGTCGAGCTCGGCACCCATGCACCGCTGGCCGTATCGATGTCACTGGGTGCGCTCAATGAGAAATCGCTGGCCGATCCGCTGCTCGCCGCGCTACCAGCTCGCAGCCTGCTCATCGCCGACCGCTATTACGGGCAGGCTCCGATGCTCAAAGAACTGCAAAAACATTCGCAGCGCACGCAGAGTCACTTTTTGGTCCGAGTGCGGCAAAAGCTCTCCGTGCGAGTGCAAAGCGTGCATGCCGATGGCAGTGCGGAGGTGGTGGTGAGTCTGCGCGAGCGTGAGAGCCCATGCGCAGACTCGTCAACAACAGCTCCGTCCAAAGCTGACGAGAAGCAGACACCCGAGGCGAACAAAGCGCGGGGCCGCCCGCGCAAACATCCGCCGATGCGCCAGAGCGAGTTGCCAGTGCGCGAGATCGTGGGGCGAGTGCGCAACGCCGCTGGAGAGTGGGTGAAGGTGCGGCTGTGGACGAGCCTGAGCGTGCAGCAGGGCAGTGCGCGTGAGTTGTTGGCGTTGTATGCGAAGCGCTGGGAACAGGAAGTCTTTTACAAAGAACTCAAGCTCGTGCTTCACGGAGGGCATTTGCTCAGCGCACAACGCACCGAGACAGCACAGCAAGAACTCGCCGCGCTCCTCATCGCCAGCTCACTGGTGGCTGAGGAGCGACTAGCCTGCGCACAGAGCAGTGAGGATGAAGAAGTCCGGCAGGCAGGAGCGCTGCGCATCAGCATGAGCCACTGTTTGGAGCACACCGTAGCGCTGCTACTGGTGCTGGAGGCAGCGCAGGGCCTCATGGACGAGGCGGCACAAGGAGTGCTGGTGCGCCGAGTGCGAGAGCAAATCGCCCAAGCCGCGTTGCCAGCGCGACGAAGACGTAGTTGCCAGCGCAAGGTGCGACAGCCCGTGAGCAAATGGCCACGCCTGCTCTCGACCTCTTCTCTCCAAGCCAGCGACGATCTCATCATCGACCCTTTTGCTTAG
- a CDS encoding FKBP-type peptidyl-prolyl cis-trans isomerase, translating to MATPALDLFSPSQRRSHHRPFCLAALGLAIGKAFLTENASKLGVTTTASGLQYLILTPGTGKRPKATDTVVVNYRGTLINGVEFDSSYLAGREPAEFPLNRVIKGWTEGLQTMQEGGKTRFFIPSHLAYGKRGAGLDIGPDETLIFEVELLKVWED from the coding sequence ATGGCCACGCCTGCTCTCGACCTCTTCTCTCCAAGCCAGCGACGATCTCATCATCGACCCTTTTGCTTAGCGGCATTGGGTCTAGCCATCGGCAAAGCCTTCCTCACTGAAAATGCCTCCAAGCTCGGCGTCACCACGACCGCCAGCGGCCTCCAATACCTCATCCTCACCCCTGGCACCGGAAAACGGCCCAAGGCCACCGACACCGTCGTCGTGAACTACCGTGGCACGCTCATCAATGGCGTCGAATTCGACAGCAGCTACCTCGCAGGCCGTGAGCCCGCAGAATTCCCGCTCAATCGCGTCATCAAAGGCTGGACCGAGGGGCTCCAAACCATGCAGGAAGGCGGCAAAACACGCTTTTTCATCCCCAGCCACCTCGCTTATGGAAAACGCGGTGCTGGCCTCGATATCGGCCCCGACGAGACCCTCATCTTTGAGGTCGAACTGCTGAAAGTGTGGGAAGATTGA
- a CDS encoding CHAD domain-containing protein — protein MKSARTIAPAASGKVLRHLLTGLLDTAQRDVARLSTHEAVATHQLRVRMKKLLSLLRLGQDALPEPVFEAMRMHIRAVKNACSARRDRQVRQRLLTKLSRRFHLPLPPQPHRTLRMPAAPSATFLRHQLCALEQLLETTRIDTLSPEQVLAAHALSYRKGRRLMKQAFESTQEDILHRWRHRVKDLHYQTLALSHMPGATRRVRRSRKLGAILGRERDLGLLAHDRLCASPRSAWHRLIHECRSRLRDRLLLLGRKLYDPAAHSFSQKMRRQAIHA, from the coding sequence ATGAAAAGTGCCCGCACCATCGCCCCAGCCGCCTCTGGCAAGGTTTTGCGGCATTTACTCACGGGCCTGCTCGATACCGCACAGCGAGATGTCGCCCGGCTTTCCACACACGAAGCCGTCGCTACGCATCAGCTCCGTGTACGAATGAAAAAACTCCTCTCCCTGCTGCGCCTCGGGCAGGATGCACTGCCAGAGCCCGTCTTTGAGGCCATGCGCATGCACATCCGCGCCGTGAAGAATGCCTGCTCTGCCCGCCGTGACCGCCAAGTGCGCCAGCGCCTCCTCACGAAGCTCTCCCGCCGCTTTCACCTGCCACTCCCACCGCAGCCGCACAGGACTCTGCGCATGCCCGCAGCACCATCCGCCACATTTTTGCGCCACCAGCTCTGCGCCTTGGAGCAACTGCTCGAAACCACCCGCATCGACACCCTCAGCCCTGAGCAAGTCCTCGCTGCCCATGCCCTCAGCTACCGCAAAGGCCGCCGCCTCATGAAACAGGCCTTTGAGAGCACGCAGGAGGACATCCTCCACCGCTGGCGGCACCGGGTCAAAGACCTGCACTACCAGACCCTCGCGCTCTCGCACATGCCCGGCGCGACACGGCGTGTGCGTCGCTCCCGCAAGCTCGGGGCCATCCTCGGCCGTGAGCGTGATCTGGGGCTCCTCGCCCATGATCGACTCTGCGCCTCGCCGCGCAGCGCCTGGCACCGTCTCATCCACGAGTGCCGATCCCGGCTCCGAGACCGCCTCCTGCTCCTCGGGCGGAAGCTCTACGACCCCGCAGCGCACAGCTTCTCGCAAAAAATGCGTCGGCAGGCCATCCACGCCTGA
- the cobA gene encoding uroporphyrinogen-III C-methyltransferase, protein MAKKSSSSGICYLVGAGPGDPGLLTIKGKECIEAADALVYDYLCNPELLKHGKADAQRIYVGKKAGDHTLSQEEINQLIVKLTREGKIVTRLKGGDPVLFGRGAEEAAELAEAGVRFEIVPGITSAIAGPAYAGIPVTHRSHASQLTIFTGHEDPTKSETSLDYTKLAQADGTKVFLMGIERITEITAELIRHGAAHTTPIALVRWATTGRQQTLIGTLQDIPDKVKAAGFKAPAVAVVGDVVTERDTLNWFENRPLFGRRIVVTRTRQQAGVLSKQLAVLGADVIELPTIRIEEPRDLLGFGELVQDCHKYDWIVFTSPNGVDAFFTMFDKLYNDARSIGPARIACVGPGTADKVRARHLAVDLMPEKNFVAEGLVKAFKDNIDVENQTILWVKGAETREVIANELTGLRAIVDEAIGYCTVAERDDNLEALARLKNEGADVITFTSASTVEHFFALGVELPEGCQIASIGPVTSDALKKLGKPIHIEAKQSTIPGLVSAIQKHLAK, encoded by the coding sequence ATGGCGAAAAAATCATCCTCCTCCGGCATCTGCTATCTCGTTGGCGCAGGCCCCGGCGACCCCGGCCTCCTCACGATCAAAGGTAAAGAGTGCATCGAAGCCGCCGACGCCCTCGTCTATGACTACCTCTGCAATCCAGAGCTGCTCAAGCATGGCAAAGCAGACGCCCAGCGCATCTACGTCGGGAAAAAAGCTGGCGACCACACCCTCAGCCAAGAAGAGATCAATCAGCTCATCGTCAAACTCACACGTGAAGGCAAAATCGTCACCCGGCTCAAAGGTGGCGACCCCGTGCTCTTTGGACGTGGTGCTGAGGAGGCCGCCGAGCTCGCAGAGGCCGGTGTCCGCTTTGAGATCGTCCCTGGCATCACCTCAGCCATCGCTGGGCCTGCTTATGCTGGCATCCCCGTCACACACCGCTCCCATGCCAGCCAGCTCACCATCTTCACCGGACACGAAGACCCCACCAAGAGCGAAACCTCCCTCGACTACACCAAGCTCGCCCAGGCAGACGGCACCAAAGTCTTCCTCATGGGCATCGAACGCATCACCGAGATCACCGCAGAGCTCATCCGCCACGGCGCAGCACACACCACCCCGATCGCCCTCGTCCGCTGGGCCACCACAGGCCGTCAGCAGACCCTCATCGGCACCCTCCAGGACATCCCGGACAAGGTAAAAGCCGCTGGCTTCAAAGCACCCGCCGTCGCCGTCGTCGGAGATGTCGTCACCGAGCGTGACACGCTGAACTGGTTTGAAAACCGCCCACTCTTTGGCCGCCGCATCGTCGTCACCCGCACACGCCAGCAGGCCGGCGTCCTCAGCAAGCAGCTCGCCGTCCTCGGAGCAGATGTCATCGAGCTACCCACCATCCGCATCGAGGAGCCACGCGACTTACTCGGCTTCGGAGAGCTGGTGCAGGACTGCCATAAATACGACTGGATCGTCTTCACCAGCCCGAACGGCGTGGACGCTTTCTTCACGATGTTCGACAAGCTCTACAATGACGCACGCAGCATCGGCCCAGCACGCATCGCCTGCGTCGGCCCCGGCACCGCAGACAAAGTCCGCGCACGCCACCTCGCCGTCGATTTGATGCCCGAGAAAAACTTCGTCGCCGAAGGCCTGGTCAAAGCCTTCAAAGACAACATCGACGTCGAAAACCAGACCATCCTCTGGGTCAAAGGAGCAGAGACGCGTGAAGTCATCGCCAATGAACTCACCGGACTCCGCGCCATCGTGGATGAAGCCATCGGCTACTGCACCGTCGCCGAGCGGGATGACAATCTCGAAGCTCTCGCCCGTCTCAAAAACGAAGGCGCAGACGTCATCACCTTCACCAGCGCCTCCACCGTGGAGCACTTCTTCGCCCTCGGCGTCGAGCTGCCAGAGGGCTGCCAGATCGCCAGCATCGGCCCTGTCACCAGTGATGCACTGAAAAAGCTCGGCAAGCCCATCCACATCGAGGCCAAGCAGTCCACCATCCCCGGACTCGTCAGCGCCATCCAGAAACACCTCGCGAAGTAA
- a CDS encoding DUF1592 domain-containing protein yields MKAAAFILSLLLALHAASSAHADLRPILQTYCLGCHSTAEQKGELDLEASDIHRQPHIWEDVLDQLTLGEMPPKDEKQLPPSEKQQLITSIRRTLDQIALASAGDPGPVILRRLSNMEYTYTLRDLTGIDTLDPAREFPVDGAAGEGFSNAGAALVMSPALLTKYLDAAKEVTSHAIFTPHGMRWSASTTARDWTDETLTAIRQFYARYTAQTGAQSMNLQGVKFDTNAGGRLPLNTYLDALQGRHDGAGLSTKYLRILRQALTSTQPSILLDPLRAKYRQKQLTAADIEPWQQILWRFATIGHIGKENGPKGWQEPLTPLATQHELRLKLTPPKNSTALKLYLTATDAGDGSEGDAAFWQNARIVVKGKPDHKVLDLAITKTPQVIELSLPAAQIVLGAEFVISAKHNAGSVQVQILTEPPKSLSGLQSGYAAALTTKGQWSDNNLRTTHSAPILVADDSPAKKRLTAAFDDFRALFPIALCYTKIVPVDEVVTLTLFFREDSELKRLILTEAETAALDRLWDQLLFVSEAPLKQVDAFEQLYQFATQDAKPSAFEPMRQPILQAAAAFKTQQKNTIPTQQQAVLDFAAKAWRRPLTEKEITSLRAFSPQLMLIRVLTAPAFLYRIEKTPPKTAPISCEELATRLSYFLWSSAPDTALRSADLHDPQILTAQIQRMLRSPKIRRLALEFGCQWLHIRDLDTLEEKSQRHFPTFLSLRPHMQEEVTRFITDLIQNNRSALSLLDADHTFLNEPLATHYGLPLPPTALHQPPSTWFRIDGLQQRGRGGILGFAATLARHSGASRTSAILRGTWLSEVILGDKLPTPPKGVPTLPEEAPADLTERQLIERHSRDTNCIGCHKRIDPYGFALEGFDAIGRTRTADTRTHLPDGTAIGGLADLRTHLLTTRRSDFLRHFSRKLLGYALGRSIQLSDKPLLDTMVTSDLHLHTLITHIIRSPQFQQIRGQNP; encoded by the coding sequence ATGAAAGCCGCCGCCTTCATCCTTTCCCTCCTCCTCGCACTGCACGCCGCATCATCGGCCCATGCAGACCTGCGCCCCATTCTCCAGACCTACTGCCTCGGCTGTCACTCCACCGCAGAGCAGAAAGGAGAGCTCGATCTCGAAGCCTCCGACATCCACCGCCAGCCGCACATCTGGGAAGACGTGCTCGACCAGCTCACGCTCGGAGAAATGCCGCCGAAGGACGAAAAGCAGCTCCCACCCAGCGAAAAACAGCAGCTCATCACCTCCATCCGCCGCACGCTCGATCAGATCGCCCTCGCCAGCGCGGGTGATCCCGGCCCCGTCATCCTCCGGCGTCTCTCCAACATGGAGTACACCTACACTTTGCGTGATCTCACCGGCATCGACACGCTCGATCCCGCACGCGAATTCCCCGTCGATGGTGCTGCGGGCGAAGGCTTCAGCAATGCAGGCGCAGCCCTCGTCATGTCCCCTGCCCTGCTCACCAAATACCTCGACGCCGCCAAAGAAGTCACCTCCCACGCCATCTTCACTCCCCACGGCATGCGCTGGTCAGCCAGCACCACCGCACGCGATTGGACAGATGAGACACTCACCGCCATCCGCCAGTTTTATGCCCGATACACCGCCCAGACCGGTGCACAGTCCATGAACCTCCAGGGCGTGAAATTCGATACCAATGCTGGAGGCCGCCTCCCACTCAACACCTACCTCGATGCCCTCCAAGGCCGCCATGATGGAGCCGGACTCAGTACCAAATACCTCCGCATCCTGCGCCAGGCACTCACCAGCACCCAGCCCTCCATTTTGCTCGATCCACTGCGAGCAAAATATCGGCAAAAACAACTCACCGCCGCCGACATCGAGCCCTGGCAGCAAATCCTCTGGCGATTCGCCACCATAGGCCACATCGGCAAAGAAAATGGCCCCAAAGGCTGGCAAGAGCCCCTCACCCCACTGGCCACCCAGCACGAGTTACGCCTCAAGCTCACGCCGCCGAAAAACTCCACCGCACTCAAGCTCTACCTCACCGCCACCGATGCTGGCGACGGCAGTGAAGGTGACGCCGCCTTCTGGCAAAACGCCCGCATCGTCGTCAAAGGCAAGCCCGACCACAAAGTGCTCGATCTGGCCATCACCAAGACACCCCAAGTCATCGAACTCAGCCTCCCCGCTGCTCAAATCGTCCTAGGGGCAGAATTCGTCATCAGCGCCAAACATAACGCCGGCAGCGTCCAGGTCCAAATCCTCACCGAACCGCCGAAAAGCCTCTCAGGCCTCCAATCCGGCTATGCAGCCGCTTTGACCACCAAAGGCCAATGGAGCGACAACAACCTCCGCACCACACACAGCGCTCCCATCCTCGTCGCAGACGATTCACCCGCCAAAAAACGCCTCACAGCCGCTTTTGACGACTTCCGCGCTCTCTTCCCCATCGCACTCTGCTACACCAAAATCGTCCCCGTCGATGAAGTCGTCACCCTCACCCTCTTTTTCCGCGAGGACAGTGAGCTGAAGCGCCTCATCCTCACAGAGGCAGAAACCGCCGCCCTCGATCGCCTCTGGGACCAGCTCCTCTTCGTCAGCGAGGCCCCGCTCAAGCAAGTCGATGCCTTTGAGCAGCTCTATCAGTTCGCCACACAGGACGCCAAACCCAGCGCCTTCGAGCCCATGCGCCAGCCCATCCTCCAGGCCGCCGCCGCATTCAAAACACAGCAAAAAAACACCATCCCCACCCAGCAGCAAGCCGTCCTCGACTTCGCAGCCAAAGCCTGGCGCCGTCCGCTCACTGAAAAAGAAATCACCTCCCTCCGCGCCTTCTCACCGCAGCTCATGCTCATCCGTGTGCTCACCGCACCAGCCTTCCTCTACCGCATCGAAAAAACACCTCCTAAAACCGCCCCCATCAGCTGCGAAGAGCTCGCCACCCGCCTCAGCTACTTCCTTTGGTCCTCCGCACCAGACACCGCCCTGCGCAGCGCCGACCTGCATGATCCGCAGATCCTCACCGCCCAGATCCAGCGCATGCTCCGCAGCCCAAAGATCCGCCGCCTCGCCCTCGAATTCGGCTGCCAGTGGCTCCACATCCGTGACCTCGACACCCTCGAAGAAAAAAGCCAGCGCCACTTCCCCACCTTCCTCTCCCTCCGCCCCCACATGCAGGAAGAAGTCACCCGCTTCATCACCGACCTCATCCAGAACAACCGCAGCGCCCTCTCCCTCCTCGACGCCGATCACACCTTCCTCAACGAGCCACTCGCCACCCACTACGGCCTCCCCCTCCCGCCCACCGCTCTCCATCAACCACCGAGCACCTGGTTCCGCATCGACGGCCTTCAACAAAGAGGCCGCGGCGGCATCCTCGGCTTCGCTGCCACACTCGCCCGCCATTCCGGTGCCTCCCGTACCAGCGCCATCCTACGCGGCACCTGGCTCAGTGAAGTCATCCTCGGTGACAAACTGCCCACACCACCCAAAGGCGTCCCCACCCTGCCCGAGGAAGCCCCCGCAGACCTCACCGAGCGCCAACTCATCGAGCGTCACAGCCGCGACACCAACTGCATCGGCTGCCACAAGCGCATCGACCCCTACGGCTTCGCCCTTGAGGGCTTCGACGCCATCGGCCGCACCCGAACTGCCGATACCCGCACCCACCTCCCAGACGGCACTGCCATCGGCGGCCTCGCAGACCTCCGCACCCACCTCCTCACCACACGCCGCAGTGATTTCCTCCGTCACTTCAGCCGCAAGCTCCTCGGCTACGCCCTCGGTCGCAGCATCCAGCTCTCCGACAAGCCCCTCCTCGACACCATGGTCACCAGCGACCTCCATCTCCACACCCTCATCACCCACATCATCCGCAGCCCCCAATTTCAACAAATCAGGGGCCAAAATCCATGA